From the genome of Verrucomicrobiaceae bacterium, one region includes:
- a CDS encoding group 1 truncated hemoglobin, producing MTLLINAALAADPATVATETATNTVCPVTGKPADLAITTEYEGRKWAFAKEACKTKWTQAREASLYHKLGGKAAMDAAVDAFYVRVLADKRVNHFFTDVSMDKQRRKQKEFLSAAFGGPVPWTGKDMRKAHAGMGLTEEHFNAIAENLVNTLKDLKISQDLIDQVVAVALTTKDDVLGRPKK from the coding sequence ATGACACTACTCATCAATGCTGCCCTCGCCGCAGATCCAGCCACTGTCGCTACTGAAACCGCGACAAATACCGTCTGCCCCGTCACCGGAAAACCGGCTGATCTCGCCATCACCACCGAGTATGAGGGGCGTAAGTGGGCCTTTGCCAAAGAAGCCTGCAAAACCAAATGGACTCAAGCACGTGAAGCCAGCCTATATCACAAACTCGGAGGCAAAGCTGCCATGGATGCCGCAGTGGATGCCTTTTATGTCAGAGTGCTCGCCGACAAACGTGTGAATCACTTTTTCACGGACGTCAGCATGGACAAGCAGCGTCGGAAGCAGAAAGAATTCCTCAGTGCTGCCTTTGGTGGCCCTGTGCCATGGACGGGTAAAGACATGCGCAAAGCCCATGCAGGCATGGGTCTCACGGAAGAGCACTTCAACGCCATCGCGGAAAATCTCGTCAACACGCTCAAGGACCTCAAAATCAGTCAAGACCTCATCGACCAAGTCGTCGCCGTCGCACTCACCACCAAGGATGACGTGCTCGGTCGGCCCAAAAAATAA
- a CDS encoding acetylxylan esterase — protein sequence MRFFLFAMLCPSLFAAQIGPWDISALQNHVPAMKWLRQDQPVHSLTYAGEKYQGRETEVFAFYASPTTLGEKTSAKKFPGVVLIHGGGGTAFAEWALLWAKRGYAAIAMDLNGSQPPAVVFDEKGAVKSNAHDQKTRTRLANGGPPHGAAEKFDSIGGDSSDDWPFHAAASVIRAHTLLRSFAEVDAEHTAVTGISWGGYTTCLVASLDDRFKAAVPVYGCGFLHVGESVQKPAIDKLGERKALWVKEYDPGSHLPRCRVPIFFVNGTNDVHYVLDSYMKSYAAVPGEKHLRIQVKMPHGHPPGWAPQEIGAFIDSKCIPAGTRVKGSDVTTPHPLPVLAAVQIQAEGIECLVDTVNSQPATALLHYTTDTGLRSAREWQSQPATLEMRAMNGSGASFPPNTSSKPRNCPQVPIHGSFPSPTASAEWSPVPCSLLPESPFGPVNTTCRLGVGG from the coding sequence ATGAGGTTTTTTCTTTTCGCCATGCTCTGTCCGTCCCTCTTTGCCGCCCAGATCGGCCCCTGGGACATCTCCGCGCTGCAAAACCATGTCCCCGCCATGAAATGGCTGCGGCAGGACCAGCCCGTGCATTCGCTCACCTACGCGGGGGAGAAGTATCAGGGTCGCGAAACTGAGGTTTTCGCTTTCTACGCCTCACCGACCACGCTGGGCGAAAAGACGAGCGCCAAGAAATTCCCCGGTGTGGTGCTCATCCACGGCGGCGGTGGCACCGCCTTCGCCGAGTGGGCTCTGCTTTGGGCCAAACGCGGCTATGCAGCCATCGCGATGGATCTGAATGGCTCCCAGCCACCAGCGGTGGTCTTTGACGAAAAAGGCGCTGTGAAAAGCAATGCACACGATCAGAAAACCCGCACCCGGCTCGCTAATGGCGGCCCACCGCATGGTGCGGCGGAGAAGTTTGACAGCATCGGTGGCGACAGCAGTGATGACTGGCCCTTTCACGCCGCTGCGAGCGTCATCCGTGCGCATACCCTGCTGCGCAGCTTTGCGGAGGTGGATGCAGAGCACACCGCCGTCACCGGCATCAGTTGGGGTGGCTACACCACCTGCCTCGTCGCCTCGTTGGATGATCGCTTCAAAGCTGCCGTGCCCGTCTATGGCTGCGGCTTTCTGCATGTGGGCGAGTCCGTGCAAAAACCCGCCATCGACAAGCTCGGCGAGCGCAAGGCCCTGTGGGTCAAAGAATACGATCCCGGCAGCCATTTGCCACGCTGCCGTGTGCCCATCTTCTTCGTCAATGGCACCAACGACGTCCATTATGTGCTCGATAGCTACATGAAGAGCTACGCCGCCGTCCCTGGAGAAAAACACCTGCGCATCCAGGTGAAAATGCCCCATGGCCACCCGCCCGGCTGGGCCCCGCAGGAGATCGGGGCCTTCATCGACTCCAAGTGCATCCCTGCCGGCACACGGGTAAAAGGCTCCGACGTGACGACCCCGCATCCGCTGCCCGTGCTCGCCGCCGTGCAGATCCAGGCAGAAGGCATCGAGTGCCTGGTGGACACCGTGAACAGCCAGCCCGCCACCGCACTGCTCCACTACACCACCGATACCGGCCTACGCTCCGCACGAGAGTGGCAGAGCCAGCCGGCGACACTCGAAATGCGGGCCATGAATGGCAGTGGGGCCTCCTTTCCTCCCAATACCTCATCAAAGCCCCGAAACTGCCCACAGGTGCCAATACATGGTTCCTTTCCGTCACCGACAGCCTCGGCAGAATGGTCACCAGTACCGTGCAGTTTGCTCCCTGAGAGTCCCTTTGGCCCTGTAAATACCACTTGCCGCCTGGGGGTAGGCGGGTAG
- the dgt gene encoding dNTP triphosphohydrolase, whose amino-acid sequence MPANRFYNAFDTATLHERRVFDGEYRSAFQIDRDRIIHSSAFRRLQSKTQVFLSGEYDFYRTRLTHSIEVAQIGRSICGWLRQQRDILDDECFIDPDLVESACLSHDLGHPPFGHAGERTLHRLMEPYGGFEGNAQTLRILTQTLFSEGRAGMNPTRALLDGVLKYKTLFTERPAGKTNHYLYDDQEKWLDFTMGEQAFPVELTPGKLRNGFKSIECQIMDWADDTAYSLNDLADGIRAGFINVTSLEHWAAKQTLDATQSEYIVFLCKAMRDDRVEGRLNRLIGDCIHATKLIPAANFLTASTRRHQFELQIDPALRSRADLHKKISLELVFRSPQLQQLDHKADFILQRLFEVLHDRYIEPAQPKGLRLIPENIESEIAAAPDAKVRARLVCDWVANMTDRFAFRTYRRLFDAEFGSITDFV is encoded by the coding sequence ATGCCCGCAAACCGCTTCTACAATGCCTTTGACACCGCCACGCTCCATGAGCGTCGTGTTTTCGACGGCGAGTATCGCAGCGCCTTCCAGATCGACCGCGACCGGATCATCCACAGCAGCGCCTTCCGCCGCTTGCAGAGCAAGACGCAGGTCTTTCTCTCCGGTGAATACGACTTCTACCGCACGCGGCTCACGCACAGCATCGAGGTGGCGCAGATCGGCCGCAGCATCTGCGGGTGGCTGCGTCAGCAGCGGGATATTCTCGATGACGAGTGCTTCATCGACCCCGATCTCGTCGAAAGTGCCTGCCTCAGCCATGATCTGGGTCATCCGCCCTTCGGCCACGCGGGCGAGCGCACGCTGCACCGGCTCATGGAGCCGTATGGCGGCTTTGAGGGCAATGCACAGACCCTGCGCATTCTCACACAGACACTCTTTAGCGAAGGCCGCGCCGGCATGAACCCCACGCGTGCGCTGCTCGATGGTGTGCTGAAGTATAAAACCCTCTTCACCGAGCGGCCCGCTGGCAAAACCAACCACTACCTCTACGACGACCAGGAAAAGTGGCTCGACTTCACCATGGGTGAGCAGGCCTTTCCCGTGGAGCTCACACCGGGCAAGCTACGCAACGGCTTCAAAAGCATCGAATGCCAAATCATGGACTGGGCGGACGATACGGCCTACTCGCTCAATGACCTCGCGGATGGCATCCGCGCCGGATTCATCAATGTGACCAGTTTGGAGCACTGGGCGGCCAAACAGACGCTCGATGCCACACAGAGCGAGTACATCGTCTTCTTGTGCAAAGCCATGCGTGATGACCGCGTCGAAGGCAGGCTCAACCGCCTCATCGGTGACTGCATCCATGCGACGAAGCTCATTCCTGCGGCCAATTTTCTTACTGCCAGCACGCGGCGGCATCAGTTTGAGCTTCAGATCGATCCAGCGCTGCGTTCACGAGCGGATCTGCACAAAAAAATCTCCCTCGAACTCGTCTTCCGCAGCCCGCAGCTCCAGCAGCTCGATCATAAGGCGGATTTCATTCTCCAGCGGCTCTTTGAAGTGCTGCATGATCGCTACATCGAGCCCGCGCAGCCCAAAGGCCTGCGCCTCATCCCCGAAAACATCGAAAGCGAGATCGCCGCCGCGCCAGATGCGAAAGTGAGAGCGCGGCTGGTCTGTGACTGGGTCGCGAATATGACGGACCGTTTTGCCTTCCGCACCTACCGCCGGCTTTTCGATGCCGAGTTCGGTTCCATCACGGATTTCGTTTGA
- a CDS encoding NnrS family protein, whose amino-acid sequence MSNFPACKHKKHKAKGPLKHGLRWIAAEPYRVFFASGAMWSIIGVALWPLFYAQQIGFYPNFVHARLMIEAFGGAFVVGFLGTAGPRMATAPKLTPVELIWLFALHQACAVSHLMQRLAWGDGFFAALLISLLLCLVVRVVVFRKEAPPPQMLLALTGLSCGIAGVLLLLDGSIYSDPPRYRLANLLLYQGLLLPPVLGIGSFVFPRMLGGDFGDPKSAAQSRVKLIRSLMAAALVVGSFFIEAYGQVMTGYTLRALVALLYLWMEVKWQTQQAGSLTTGLFWALGMGLAGLGLTGWFYDQRVSVEHLLYIGGFGLLMLIVGSRVLFGHSGDLDGFFVKSKWVRFLVFLGVLAATTRATPAWMPSTLVSHHIYAAWTWCLLCLLWLIWHRRRFAKRDEED is encoded by the coding sequence ATGAGCAACTTCCCGGCCTGCAAGCACAAGAAACACAAAGCCAAAGGCCCGCTAAAGCACGGCCTGCGCTGGATCGCAGCGGAGCCCTACCGGGTGTTCTTCGCAAGTGGAGCGATGTGGAGCATCATCGGTGTGGCGCTGTGGCCGCTGTTTTATGCCCAGCAGATCGGTTTCTACCCGAACTTCGTCCATGCGCGGTTGATGATCGAAGCCTTCGGCGGTGCCTTCGTGGTGGGCTTTCTCGGGACGGCAGGGCCACGCATGGCGACGGCTCCGAAGCTCACGCCAGTGGAGCTGATCTGGCTTTTTGCTCTGCATCAGGCTTGCGCGGTGAGTCACCTCATGCAGCGCTTGGCATGGGGAGATGGCTTTTTCGCGGCGCTGCTCATTTCGCTGCTGCTATGCCTCGTGGTACGTGTGGTGGTGTTTCGCAAGGAAGCACCCCCGCCGCAGATGCTGCTGGCACTGACTGGCTTGAGCTGCGGCATCGCGGGCGTGCTGCTGCTACTCGATGGGTCGATCTACTCGGACCCGCCGCGCTACCGGCTGGCGAATCTGCTGCTCTACCAGGGGCTGCTGCTACCTCCCGTGCTGGGGATCGGCTCGTTTGTGTTCCCACGCATGCTCGGTGGTGATTTCGGTGATCCGAAGTCAGCCGCGCAGAGTCGTGTGAAGCTGATCCGCTCACTCATGGCTGCGGCGCTGGTGGTGGGGAGCTTTTTCATCGAGGCGTATGGCCAAGTGATGACCGGCTACACGCTGCGTGCGCTCGTGGCGCTGCTCTATCTCTGGATGGAGGTGAAATGGCAGACACAGCAGGCTGGATCACTCACGACGGGCCTGTTTTGGGCACTGGGGATGGGTTTGGCGGGTTTAGGGCTCACGGGCTGGTTTTATGACCAGCGTGTGAGTGTGGAGCATTTGCTCTACATCGGCGGATTTGGCCTTTTGATGCTCATTGTCGGCTCACGCGTGCTTTTCGGCCATAGCGGCGATTTGGACGGTTTTTTCGTGAAGTCGAAGTGGGTGCGCTTTCTCGTGTTTTTGGGCGTTTTGGCCGCGACGACACGTGCGACGCCCGCATGGATGCCTTCGACGCTCGTTTCCCACCATATCTATGCCGCGTGGACCTGGTGTCTGTTATGCCTACTTTGGCTGATCTGGCACCGCCGCCGTTTTGCGAAACGGGATGAGGAGGATTGA
- the rpsB gene encoding 30S ribosomal protein S2 codes for MSSPVLAELVEAGVHFGHQTKRWNPKMKKFIMGSRNNIHILNIEETVNQIDKAADFLSDLARKHKRILFVGCKRQAQEAVKQAAEACQQYYVNHRWLGGTLTNNETLRKSIARLNYLEDIEKKPEFKQMSKKELASLNRERIKLERNLRGIRHMDKLPDAVVIVDAAREHIAVSESRRLRIPIVALVDTNADPSLINYPIAANDDAIRSIRIILQKLIDPVIVATAEAKK; via the coding sequence ATGTCATCCCCTGTACTCGCCGAACTCGTCGAAGCTGGCGTCCACTTTGGACACCAGACCAAGCGCTGGAACCCCAAGATGAAAAAATTCATCATGGGCTCCCGCAACAACATCCACATCCTCAACATCGAGGAGACCGTCAATCAGATCGACAAAGCCGCTGACTTCCTCAGCGACCTCGCCCGCAAGCACAAGCGCATCCTCTTTGTCGGCTGCAAGCGCCAGGCCCAAGAAGCCGTCAAACAGGCCGCAGAAGCCTGCCAGCAGTATTATGTGAACCACCGCTGGCTCGGCGGCACCCTCACGAACAACGAAACGCTGCGTAAATCCATCGCACGCCTGAACTACCTCGAAGACATCGAGAAGAAGCCCGAGTTCAAGCAGATGTCCAAGAAGGAGCTCGCCTCCCTCAACCGCGAGCGCATCAAGCTCGAGCGCAACCTCCGTGGTATCCGCCACATGGACAAGCTCCCTGACGCCGTCGTCATCGTCGATGCCGCCCGTGAGCACATCGCCGTCTCTGAGTCCCGCCGCCTGCGCATCCCCATCGTCGCCCTCGTGGACACGAATGCGGACCCCTCCCTCATCAATTACCCCATCGCCGCCAACGACGACGCCATCCGCTCCATCCGCATCATCCTGCAGAAGCTGATCGACCCCGTCATCGTCGCCACGGCTGAAGCGAAGAAGTAA
- a CDS encoding mandelate racemase/muconate lactonizing enzyme family protein yields MSNLRPSPRFFFHAMSRITAIETAIPTGIMPNLLLLRIHTEDGFIGCGETYYTPQAIASLIHDWMAERLLGADALAIESHWRFIYERCTPFGHPGAEMRALSAIDLALWDILGQACQQPVYRLLGGPVRDSIPVYNTSGGPSYGAVSGATAAATRHPGWPGYGDIGVQGPLQDNWSSHHAAGDLAEELLAEGITAMKLWPFERAAHRNGGLHISWQDVDEAMKPLREIRARVGMKMDIAIEGHAFFQLPAALRIAEALREIQPLWLEDVLRVDHVGTLADFRRRSSLPIAASEMLLGRKEYLAVLQAQACDYCMVDPTWNGGISETRRVIDMAQAFNIPATIHDCTGPLTLFSGLHLAAASANVVFQETVRAHIRSFYDKLVDTQPIISGGKAALPTGVGLGTRLRDELFCEGAHSWRRSTMR; encoded by the coding sequence ATGAGCAATTTACGGCCTTCACCGCGTTTTTTCTTCCACGCTATGTCACGCATCACCGCCATTGAGACTGCCATCCCCACCGGCATCATGCCGAATCTGTTGCTCCTCCGCATTCATACAGAGGACGGCTTTATCGGCTGCGGAGAGACGTACTACACCCCCCAGGCCATCGCTTCGCTCATCCATGATTGGATGGCAGAAAGGCTGCTCGGGGCCGATGCGCTCGCCATCGAGTCGCATTGGCGCTTCATTTATGAGCGCTGCACGCCATTTGGCCATCCCGGAGCGGAGATGCGGGCACTCTCGGCCATTGATCTGGCATTGTGGGACATCCTCGGCCAGGCCTGTCAGCAGCCCGTCTATCGACTGCTCGGTGGTCCCGTGCGTGATTCGATCCCGGTTTACAACACCAGCGGCGGCCCCAGCTACGGAGCAGTATCTGGTGCCACAGCAGCAGCAACGCGTCATCCTGGTTGGCCAGGTTACGGCGACATCGGCGTGCAGGGTCCATTGCAGGATAATTGGTCCTCGCATCACGCGGCGGGTGATCTCGCAGAGGAGCTGCTCGCAGAGGGCATCACGGCGATGAAACTCTGGCCCTTTGAACGTGCAGCGCATCGAAATGGTGGCCTGCATATTTCTTGGCAGGACGTGGATGAGGCGATGAAGCCACTGAGGGAGATCCGCGCTCGTGTGGGCATGAAAATGGACATCGCCATCGAGGGCCACGCCTTTTTCCAGCTCCCCGCCGCACTGCGCATCGCCGAGGCGCTGCGTGAGATCCAGCCGCTATGGCTGGAGGACGTGTTGCGCGTCGATCACGTCGGCACCCTGGCCGATTTCCGCCGTCGTAGCAGCCTCCCCATCGCCGCTAGCGAGATGCTGCTCGGGCGCAAAGAATACCTCGCCGTGCTTCAGGCCCAAGCCTGCGATTACTGCATGGTCGATCCCACTTGGAATGGCGGCATCAGCGAAACACGCCGCGTCATCGACATGGCGCAGGCCTTCAACATTCCTGCCACCATCCATGACTGCACGGGCCCGCTGACACTCTTCTCCGGGCTGCATCTCGCCGCCGCATCTGCCAATGTCGTCTTCCAGGAGACGGTGAGAGCCCACATTCGCTCCTTTTACGACAAGCTCGTCGATACTCAGCCCATCATCTCCGGCGGGAAAGCCGCCTTGCCCACCGGTGTCGGCCTCGGCACACGCCTCCGTGATGAACTCTTCTGTGAAGGCGCCCATTCCTGGCGTCGTAGCACCATGCGGTGA
- a CDS encoding neutral/alkaline non-lysosomal ceramidase N-terminal domain-containing protein, translating into MKLCAFLLSATLACIVSAAPPGATPLSPPAPPKSVAPHLQPTWKAGTAVMKVTPQKMLWMAGYAARKKPAEGKVQELFAKALALQDEQGTKLVFVTLDLFGVPQLLRHAVAERAEKELGLPKANLVMNASHTHSGPTLRTTPLTEKDDARARDAWEYTQKLQNDLVAIIGKALAQMQPARLTWNKARCGFAMNRRRDYTLPPEHPNANKAPNPNGPVDHEVPALRVEAPDGALQATLFGYACHNTSLGFYNWCGDYAGWAQEYLQEHRPGFTALFLMGCGGDQNPYPRRSDVVPGITDLELSMQHGRSLSNAVEMALTVNPRPVNGPIRAAYAEIPLSYAKPGREDHLYPVQVIKMGKDLTFITLGSEVVVDYSLRFKREFAGEAGVWVAGYSNDYTGYMPSLRVLKEGGYEAAAGWAEDVEDRIAKKVRELHDQL; encoded by the coding sequence ATGAAGCTCTGCGCCTTCCTCCTCTCCGCCACACTCGCCTGCATCGTGTCAGCCGCGCCTCCCGGTGCGACACCTCTATCACCACCAGCTCCGCCGAAGTCGGTGGCACCGCATTTGCAGCCGACATGGAAGGCTGGCACTGCGGTAATGAAGGTCACACCGCAAAAAATGCTCTGGATGGCTGGCTACGCCGCACGCAAGAAGCCTGCGGAGGGGAAGGTGCAGGAGCTTTTTGCCAAGGCACTCGCTTTGCAGGATGAGCAGGGCACCAAGCTGGTCTTCGTGACTCTGGACCTCTTCGGTGTGCCTCAACTGCTGCGCCATGCCGTGGCAGAAAGAGCGGAAAAGGAACTCGGCCTCCCGAAGGCGAATCTGGTCATGAATGCCTCACACACGCATAGTGGACCGACTTTGCGCACGACTCCACTGACAGAAAAGGATGATGCCAGAGCCCGTGATGCCTGGGAGTACACGCAGAAACTACAAAACGATCTCGTAGCCATCATCGGCAAGGCATTGGCGCAGATGCAGCCTGCGCGGCTGACGTGGAATAAGGCACGCTGTGGTTTCGCAATGAATCGCAGGCGTGACTACACGCTACCCCCCGAGCATCCGAACGCGAATAAAGCCCCGAACCCGAATGGCCCCGTGGATCACGAGGTGCCTGCTCTCCGCGTAGAAGCCCCCGATGGAGCACTCCAGGCGACGCTCTTCGGCTATGCCTGCCACAACACGAGTCTGGGCTTTTACAACTGGTGCGGTGACTACGCCGGCTGGGCGCAGGAGTATCTGCAAGAGCACCGACCCGGCTTCACCGCGCTGTTTTTGATGGGCTGCGGAGGTGATCAAAATCCATATCCGCGCCGCAGTGATGTGGTGCCGGGAATCACGGATCTAGAGCTCTCCATGCAGCACGGGCGCTCTCTTTCCAATGCGGTCGAGATGGCACTCACGGTCAATCCACGGCCGGTGAATGGCCCGATCCGTGCTGCCTATGCAGAGATCCCCCTGAGCTATGCGAAGCCGGGTCGTGAGGACCATCTGTATCCGGTGCAAGTGATCAAGATGGGCAAGGACCTCACTTTCATCACACTGGGCAGTGAGGTGGTAGTGGATTACTCACTACGCTTCAAACGCGAGTTCGCCGGCGAGGCGGGAGTATGGGTAGCAGGCTACTCGAACGACTACACGGGCTACATGCCGAGTCTCCGTGTGCTCAAGGAGGGTGGCTATGAAGCAGCGGCTGGCTGGGCAGAAGATGTGGAAGACCGCATCGCGAAAAAAGTGCGTGAGCTACATGATCAACTGTAA
- the tsf gene encoding translation elongation factor Ts, whose product MAHELSAKVVMALRDKTNAGMMDCKKALKEAEGDIEKAETILRKKGITKAETKGDRQTKEGIISSYIHMAGRIGVLIEVNCETDFVARNEIFQAFVKDISLHIAASNPKFIGREEIPTDLIAKEREIAAEQVKGKPEAIVEKIVQGKIDKIFAEQCLLEQAFIKNPDITIGDFVKSKIAELGENLVVRRFVRYAVGEEV is encoded by the coding sequence ATGGCACACGAACTCTCCGCGAAAGTCGTCATGGCCCTGCGTGACAAAACCAACGCAGGCATGATGGATTGCAAAAAAGCCCTCAAGGAAGCCGAAGGCGACATTGAGAAGGCCGAAACCATCCTCCGCAAAAAAGGCATCACCAAGGCTGAAACCAAAGGTGACCGCCAGACCAAGGAAGGCATCATCTCCTCCTACATCCACATGGCAGGCCGCATCGGCGTGCTTATCGAAGTGAACTGCGAAACCGACTTCGTTGCCCGCAACGAAATCTTCCAGGCCTTCGTGAAGGACATCTCCCTCCACATCGCCGCCTCCAATCCGAAATTCATCGGTCGTGAGGAGATCCCTACCGATCTCATCGCCAAGGAGCGCGAAATCGCCGCCGAGCAGGTCAAGGGCAAGCCCGAGGCCATCGTCGAGAAGATCGTCCAAGGTAAGATCGACAAGATCTTCGCCGAGCAGTGCCTCCTGGAGCAGGCCTTCATCAAGAACCCCGACATCACCATCGGTGACTTCGTGAAGAGCAAAATCGCTGAACTTGGTGAAAACCTCGTCGTGCGCCGCTTCGTCCGCTACGCCGTCGGCGAAGAAGTCTGA